CGCCACTGCTAATTATTGGATGCTGGAAACCGATTTATCAGGAGTAATTGTAAGTCAGGAAACAATACAAGCTACTGGATATGATTTTGGTTATGCGGCAGGTATATGTGTAGATGGTGATTATGTTGTTGGTGGTAAATCCAATAGTGGAATTGGTGGCGATAAAACGGAAATTAATAATGGAGATTTTGATTTTTGGTTAGTAAAAATGACTACCTGCGAAGCAACAACCGAAGTTTGTAATACCCTCGATGATGATTGCGACGGATTAATTGATGAAGGCGTAAAAAGTATTTTTTTATGGCGATTCAGACGGTGATGGTTTCGGCGTTCCTGAAATAACAATATTGGCATGCTCCGCACCTGAAGGGTATGCAGATATTATTGGCGATTGTTATGATGCAAACCCTGCTATTTATCCCGGTGCTACTGAAATTTGTAATGGGTTGATGATAATTGTACGGATCAGTAGACGAAGGTTTGCTCATCACATTTTATGCCGATAATGATGGTGACTCATATGGTGATCCCGCAGACTTTGAATTACTTTGTGAAGGCATAGCTGGATATGTTGAAGATAATACGGATTGTAATGATGCCAATAATTTAATAAATCCAGTCGCTTTGGAAATTTGTAATGGTATAGATGATAATTGCGATGGTACTATTGATGAAGGTTTAGATGTTACAATTACAATTTCTGCTTCAGGTCCAACAACAATTTGTCAGGGAAATAAT
The genomic region above belongs to Bacteroidota bacterium and contains:
- a CDS encoding putative metal-binding motif-containing protein, coding for MACSAPEGYADIIGDCYDANPAIYPGATEICNGLMIIVRISRRRFAHHILCR
- a CDS encoding putative metal-binding motif-containing protein codes for the protein MLITFYADNDGDSYGDPADFELLCEGIAGYVEDNTDCNDANNLINPVALEICNGIDDNCDGTIDEGLDVTITISASGPTTICQGNNVTLSATHNGDAVQWKRMALI